The following proteins are encoded in a genomic region of Phaeodactylum tricornutum CCAP 1055/1 chromosome 1, whole genome shotgun sequence:
- a CDS encoding predicted protein: MGYITEDEALARALQEEYEAEVRRSQRRRLQQQPVAAASYRTRRFPVPSAPPHPAMATHTPDEISDSEFARRLAQEEEIQGRRSRNRNMSGNRTERRNEGFLTGSMTDGQYSRQSHAQDRSSVYQSNNDRHVRSSSRSNYPPPAIVTQDRDDPFTGRTINFDETIKDSRAAQGKRTTQTPATSRSNSNLNLDENGGDALFDEELARRVEQELMDEDLAREFQHREQTRVSRREAQRVAVVPVRRCTWRRLCSCLIPLAIIAGAIVGVLFYFGIDKDDFTGWVPSPEDFYNEDPFDQVNPEDADRWRGNGQGLQMEILNALDDYWYPYFVLAVQQWDNGTPDALTLSTSIRSPEPNCEPVQGKLKVCNGNYGDTRWRGINQILLTNGYIIASSAKMNEFYLSGSGDDQMQYTMCHEIGHGFGLPHTDENFLNRDLGNCMDYTNNPQVNKQPDDSNFQFLADLYGNVTGTQSVASSEVVSDQVASEPGDGRALASQDAADRELPAWLLSAWRDLIPQIEQQTEATDYHKGWRVLHSSNFGEAHERDLGQGFTLQVHKLMVASDGHK, translated from the exons ATGGGATATATAACGGAGGACGAGGCACTTGCGCGTGCGCTACAAGAGGAATACGAGGCCGAAGTTCGCCGCAGTCAACGGCGGAGgcttcaacaacaaccagTAGCAGCAGCTTCGTACCGGACACGGCGTTTCCCCGTTCCTTCCGCGCCGCCGCACCCAGCGATGGCGACCCATACTCCGGATGAAATCAGTGATTCCGAATTTGCCCGCCGTCTCGCccaggaagaagaaattcagGGACGTCGCAGTCGGAATCGAAATATGTCTGGAAACCGAACCGAACGCAGGAATGAGGGATTCCTTACGGGTTCCATGACTGATGGACAATACTCTCGTCAGAGCCATGCCCAAGACAGATCGAGTGTTTATCAAAGCAATAACGACCGACACGTTCGTTCTTCGTCTCGCAGTAATTATCCCCCTCCGGCGATAGTAACACAAGATAGGGACGACCCCTTCACGGGCCGAACCATCAATTTCGACGAGACCATCAAGGACAGTCGTGCTGCACAAGGAAAACGTACCACCCAAACACCCGCCACGTCTCGTTCCAATAGTAACTTGAATCTTGACGAAAACGGCGGCGATGCGTTATTCGACGAGGAACTTGCGCGACGGGTAGAGCAAGAACTTATGGACGAAGACTTGGCCAGGGAGTTCCAGCATCGCGAACAAACCAGGGTGTCACGTCGTGAAGCCCAACGAGTTGCAGTTGTTCCAGTTCGAAGGTGTACCTGGCGTCGACTTTGCAGCTGTTTGATACCACTTGCTATAATTGCTGGGGCTATTGTGGGGGTCCTTTTCTATTTTGGTATTGACAAGGACGATTTCACTGGATGGGTTCCCAGTCCTGAGGACTTCTACAACGAGGATCCTTTTGATCAGGTAAACCCAGAGGACGCCGATCGCTGGCGCGGTAACGGGCAGGGTCTCCAAATGGAAATTTTGAATGCGTTGGATGACTATTGGTATCCGTACTTCGTCCTAGCCGTTCAACAATGGGACAACGGAACACCAGATGCGTTGACGCTGTCGACGTCAATCAGGTCCCCAGAACCGAATTGTGAGCCAGTACAGGGAAAGCTTAAGGTTTGCAACGGAAACTATGGAGACACTCGTTGGCGCGGTATTAACCAGATCTTGCTGACCAATGGGTACATTATTGCGAGTTCTGCCAAAATGAATGAATTTTATCTCAGTGGCTCAGGAGATGATCAGATGCAGTACACAATGT GTCACGAA ATAGGTCACGGATTTGGCCTCCCGCATACGGACGAGAACTTCTTGAATCGTGATTTGGGCAACTGCATGGACTACACGAACAACCCTCAAGTGAACAAGCAGCCTGACGATTCTAACTTCCAGTTCTTGGCCGACTTGTACGGAAACGTGACAGGAACTCAGTCTGTGGCAAGCAGTGAGGTTGTTTCTGACCAAGTTGCATCGGAGCCTGGAGATGGCCGTGCTCTTGCCTCACAAGATGCTGCCGATCGAGAACTTCCGGCATGGCTACTTTCGGCGTGGAGAGATCTGATTCCGCAAATAGAACAGCAGACCGAAGCTACAGACTATCACAAAGGTTGGCGGGTACTCCACAGTTCAAATTTTGGGGAAGCGCATGAACGCGATCTTGGTCAGGGCTTCACTCTGCAGGTTCACAAGCTCATGGTAGCTTCGGACGGCCATAAATAG
- a CDS encoding predicted protein, translating into MSERASNPEMTISLNPNARESPLKIESTEAKAAGEEGTENAATAEQKNASETNKIADTPKPTHCAQDDGKREIEAAALREWDFSNRKVILQNIFKYDDTRTLKKTSLKWIKQMKVLFNVDVEFDRIKKAPKESWTVLTLASESMVQPFIDFINNTDVTNKKGAKIYAKRADAEGQVREGARCKREVGSDNVEDQSSSKRQRVEDKTKEARRPVSDDEIRDKVVPLWRLPYDKQVDTKMKEMIKKCAMKIVAETKSRFRDLSRNENRNNVQVYKWLTKQRCIELSDMITAPSKIRNKNEFTFGYRYLFGTNGGCSDEISEADFTKVPSVGFMVTGWAGGVSRPHCCENIPREACMVVDIVDDFLQTSPLPPYDSKFHKGFWRTLTIRTSRRTKECMVIIVHSPASGGVGDADGYAEHFEKEKERLVALLKGAELQTEVAELQPLKVTSIFYQEFEGLSNPKPDHPVQHVYGKQFLHERLGKCIFQISPGAFFQVNTEGAEILYQLVVDQIREVSQNPKDTTLLDVCCGTGTIGLTCVTEGVVAEVVGVDISEPAINDARKNAELNGCGQYDKDTGGLIHFVAGRAEQIMTSVISDAKQSGKKLVAVVDPARDGLHADVVRALRANERIKRIVYVSCNPTGTLVRDAALFCAPPTKRYNGSAFRVVAASPVDMFPGTAHTEVVMTFDRLSDKDAYGQ; encoded by the exons atgaGTGAACGTGCGTCAAACCCCGAGATGACAATTTCATTGAATCCAAATGCTCGTGAGTCTCCTTTGAAAATCGAATCTACCGAAGCGAAGGCAGCTGGGGAAGAAGGAACCGAGAATGCAGCCACCGCGGAGCAAAAAAATGCCTCGgaaacaaacaaaattgCTGATACTCCTAAACCAACACACTGCGCTCAAGACGACGGTAAGCGTGAAATCGAAGCCGCAGCACTGCGCGAGTGGGATTTCTCCAACCGAAAAGTTATCCTTCAAAATATTTTTAAGTACGACGATACCAGAACTCTCAAAAAAACGTCGCTGAAATGGATAAAGCAGATGAAAGTGTTGTTTAATGTTGATGTTGAGTTTGATCGAATAAAAAAAGCACCGAAAGAGAGTTGGACAGTATTGACTCTTGCATCAGAGTCTATGGTGCAGCCATTCATTGACTTCATCAATAATACTGACGTTACTAACAAGAAAGGAGCCAAAATATACGCGAAACGTGCTGATGCTGAAGGTCAGGTCAGAGAGGGCGCGCGTTGCAAACGAGAAGTAGGATCGGACAATGTTGAAGACCAATCGTCTAGCAAGCGCCAGCGAGTGGAGGATAAAACGAAAGAGGCACGAAGGCCTGTGTCAGACGACGAGATCCGAGACAAAGTAGTACCATTGTGGAGGCTTCCATATGATAAGCAGGTGGATACGAAAATGAAGGAGATGATTAAGAAATGCGCAATGAAGATAGTCGCCGAGACAAAATCGCGATTTAG AGATTTGAGCCGAAATGAGAACCGAAACAATGTACAGGTTTATAAATGGTTGACAAAGCAGAGATGCATCGAGTTGTCTGATATGATTACAGCTCCTTCAAAAATTCGCAACAAAAATGAATTTACGTTTGGATACCGTTACCTTTTTGGTACTAATGGCGGCTGTAGCGATGAGATCAGCGAAGCAGATTTTACGAAGGTGCCGTCCGTTGGATTCATGGTCACTGGTTGGGCTGGTGGAGTCTCGAGACCCCATTGTTGTGAAAACATACCTCGGGAAGCGTGCATGGTCGTCGACATTGTCGACGACTTCCTGCAGACAAGCCCACTTCCACCTTATGATTCAAAATTTCACAAGGGATTTTGGCGCACCCTAACGATACGAACCTCTCGTCGAACAAAAGAGTGCATGGTTATCATCGTGCATTCTCCAGCATCTGGTGGGGTCGGTGACGCGGATGGATACGCGGAgcattttgaaaaagaaaaagagcgGCTTGTGGCCTTGCTAAAGGGTGCTGAATTGCAAACTGAGGTTGCAGAATTGCAGCCACTAAAAGTTACCTCCATATTTTACCAAGAGTTCGAAGGTCTCTCGAATCCTAAGCCCGACCACCCAGTCCAG CACGTATACGGAAAGCAATTTTTGCATGAACGACTGGGCAAGTGTATCTTTCAAATATCTCCGGGAGCTTTTTTCCAGGTGAACACCGAGGGTGCCGAGATTCTCTACCAGCTTGTCGTAGACCAGATTCGAGAAGTCTCGCAAAATCCTAAAGATACTACTTTGCTTGACGTTTGTTGTGGAACTGGGACAATCGGGTTAACTTGCGTAACGGAAGGAGTGGTTGCAGAAGTTGTTGGGGTCGATATTAGCGAGCCGGCAATAAATGACGCAAGAAAGAATGCCGAGTTGAATGGATGTGGTCAATATGATAAGGATACCGGGGGACTTATACATTTTGTGGCAGGCCGAGCCGAACAAATCATGACATCTGTCATTAGTGATGCCAAGCAATCCGGTAAAAAGCTTGTTGCGGTGGTGGACCCCGCCAGGGATGGACTTCACGCTGACGTCGTAAGGGCTTTGAGGGCAAACGAGAGGATCAAACGCATTGTGTATGTGAGCTGCAACCCTACTGGCACACTCGTGCGAGATGCTGCGTTGTTCTGTGCTCCACCAACTAAGCGGTACAACGGCAGCGCCTTTCGAGTGGTAGCGGCAAGCCCGGTTGATATGTTTCCTGGAACTGCCCATACTGAAGTCGTCATGACATTTGACCGCCTGTCAGATAAGGATGCCTACGGACAATAG
- a CDS encoding predicted protein, whose product MDLCFGTKRSRSECHTETKRAKLTDHQDEVMPRGRIAWRGSHVSLEQRPMPLDQDEEPPNTGKIAPDPHDRSACFSNSTLAKRKSTDPDESEHNKELQLRWDKYSDDRNLDSSRLTGSPDSNFGLFLYIPPRLSAANLPRIQSEEACLLNSAPVPKFIESLQTPPRETLRCYMSSLVNCVYHGDFFRKRLSRTEFTLRALFTLIVALTLPSVMFALATKDFMEQNSVYVPGGGFSGFWFTLGRLQSLPTPTSMNYYCYSAGCLGVVATLVNRSMNEMLDSALEIQSKWDHAEISRFSVVPLFLDDLLQEPNPLSENTDLLSLVHIITSVKAGWFGLKPVTRTPLNYVELREMLIQTTWIPLVVGDDVWYLDHMDGAFTMKHHPTCDFQLGVPFIPSILLNTINVNLGRQKASAFWEYGLKRGL is encoded by the coding sequence ATGGACTTATGTTTCGGTACGAAGCGCTCTCGATCTGAATGTCACACTGAGACGAAGCGAGCAAAACTAACTGACCATCAAGACGAGGTGATGCCTCGAGGAAGAATTGCTTGGCGAGGAAGCCACGTATCTTTGGAGCAAAGGCCGATGCCATTGGATCAGGATGAGGAGCCTCCAAATACTGGCAAAATAGCTCCCGATCCTCATGACAGATCAGCTTGCTTCTCTAACTCTACGCTAGCAAAGCGAAAGTCTACGGACCCCGATGAATCGGAACACAACAAGGAATTGCAGTTGCGGTGGGATAAGTACTCCGACGACAGGAATTTGGACAGTTCGAGGCTCACAGGGTCCCCTGACAGTAATTTCGGACTCTTCCTCTATATTCCTCCGAGACTATCCGCCGCAAATCTGCCTAGAATACAATCGGAGGAGGCGTGTCTATTGAATTCAGCTCCTGTGCCGAAGTTTATTGAGTCTTTGCAAACCCCTCCTCGAGAAACGCTGCGATGCTATATGAGCTCATTGGTCAATTGTGTATATCATGGTGACTTTTTTCGTAAAAGGCTTTCAAGAACAGAATTCACTCTCAGAGCTCTCTTTACTTTGATTGTTGCTCTGACTCTACCTTCCGTGATGTTTGCACTCGCGACCAAGGATTTTATGGAGCAAAACTCCGTGTACGTTCCTGGTGGTGGATTTTCGGGCTTCTGGTTTACGCTAGGGCGGCTCCAGAGTCTGCCAACTCCGACATCGATGAATTACTACTGCTATTCGGCGGGATGCCTAGGCGTTGTGGCAACTCTTGTGAATCGGTCCATGAATGAGATGCTTGACTCCGCCCTTGAAATTCAAAGTAAATGGGATCATGCAGAAATTAGTCGTTTCTCCGTTGTCCCTTTATTCCTGGATGACTTATTGCAGGAACCTAATCCGCTTTCTGAAAACACAGATCTTTTGTCTCTGGTGCACATAATTACAAGTGTAAAAGCGGGTTGGTTTGGGCTTAAGCCGGTCACAAGGACGCCATTGAACTATGTCGAACTTCGTGAAATGCTGATACAAACGACATGGATTCCGTTGGTTGTCGGAGATGATGTATGGTATCTAGATCATATGGATGGCGCCTTCACGATGAAGCATCATCCAACCTGTGATTTCCAGTTGGGTGTCCCCTTTATTCCGAGCATTCTTCTCAACACGATTAATGTGAATCTCGGCAGGCAGAAAGCTTCAGCTTTTTGGGAGTATGGGCTTAAGCGTGGACTGTAG
- a CDS encoding predicted protein: MLELSKLVDCTVRVKCIGGREIKGILRGYDDLVNLVLDESEEFLRDHENQDRVTKRSRKLGLCVVRGTQVSLISPEDGVEEIANPFVAHEDAE; this comes from the exons ATGCTGGAGCTCAGCAAGCTTGTGGACTGCACTGTTCGCGTGAAGTGCATTGGGGGTCGTGAGATAAAGGGTATTTTGCGGGGTTATGACGATTTGGTGAACCTGGTACTCGACGAGAGCGAGGAGTTTTTAAGAG ATCACGAAAATCAAGATCGCGTTACGAAAAGGTCAAGAAAACTGGGCTTGTGCGTTGTCAGAGGAACACAGGTGTCTCTGATTTCACCAGAGGATGGCGTTGAGGAGATTGCAAACCCGTTCGTTGCACACGAGGATGCCGAGTAG
- the dsCYC1 gene encoding predicted protein (diatom-specific cyclin 1), with protein MVHSNDPLLSLRMKCAVGLSMNPHNHENARDEVSAMLDQERFYQCGDYLGRRNVRKNEKSGTSVRSVSEENEVLDGVCREKMCEWSYRVCEHFNTNREIVAIAMKFLDRFIDHCSCDRNAFKLAAMTTLYMATKLFNPKQIPIGSLADLSRGEFENSNIAEMELVILKTLDWRLNPPTVLSFINRFHSLLCIEEVSTAKDTHRRATFFAELSVYDYSLVTENASLLAIASLLNAFEGLEDPCFADVLHTNLNELVQCQLSLVVDVLAVEKVQSRLWYLYSCSAQVKADGIIPLRVCQERQQRHEAKIHPSGKDEALMDSPISVNLHERYC; from the coding sequence ATGGTGCATTCCAACGATCCTCTTCTAAGCTTACGAATGAAATGCGCTGTTGGACTATCGATGAATCCACATAATCATGAAAATGCAAGAGACGAAGTATCAGCGATGCTGGATCAAGAACGTTTCTATCAATGCGGAGACTATCTTGGACGACGGAATGTTCGGAAAAATGAAAAATCTGGAACCAGCGTCAGATCTGTCTCGGAAGAGAATGAAGTACTAGACGGTGTCTGTCGCGAAAAGATGTGCGAATGGAGCTACCGAGTTTGCGAACACTTCAACACGAATCGGGAGATCGTTGCCATCGCCATGAAATTTCTTGATCGCTTCATCGATCATTGCAGTTGCGATCGGAATGCTTTTAAGCTTGCTGCAATGACAACACTCTACATGGCGACGAAATTATTTAATCCAAAACAAATACCGATCGGTAGCCTTGCGGACTTGAGCCGTGGAGAATTTGAAAATAGTAATATTGCGGAAATGGAGCTTGTCATTTTGAAAACTCTGGATTGGCGATTGAATCCACCCACTGTGCTGTCCTTCATCAACAGGTTCCACTCATTGCTCTGTATCGAAGAAGTATCCACGGCCAAAGATACTCATCGTAGAGCAACATTCTTCGCCGAGCTCTCTGTTTATGACTACAGCCTCGTTACAGAAAATGCGAGTTTGTTGGCGATTGCCTCCCTTCTGAATGCCTTTGAAGGATTGGAGGACCCATGTTTTGCTGATGTGTTGCATACCAATCTAAACGAGCTCGTGCAATGTCAATTGTCTTTGGTTGTGGACGTACTCGCAGTAGAGAAAGTTCAGTCTCGATTGTGGTATCTCTACAGCTGTTCGGCTCAGGTAAAAGCAGACGGAATTATTCCATTGCGTGTGTGTCAGGAGAGGCAACAACGACACGAAGCCAAGATACACCCGAGTGGTAAAGATGAAGCGCTGATGGATTCTCCTATTAGCGTTAATCTTCACGAGCGGTATTGCTGA
- a CDS encoding predicted protein, with product MALLTSLTTLQIAIKLHDSKKIKISTLANLSRGQFGPQDIEEMEWKIIMALNWKLHPPTQYAFVSHLLLFLPVETNSAVRKDLLELSRYLTELAICDSYFVAENNSTVAFAAVLNVMDEMNYTRLSAGTRERFLLVIRDSIGLQHRSPRVVAARQRLKTMFSASSGQRGVPSFASQQETNNENDSSSMAGNSMSSAGSNISSNNCSDGRYGHRTRANSFDSVGSCRYSPSPAHRRCVLTSVSPLAASHSRLSSSPMVAGVQ from the coding sequence ATGGCGCTATTGACCAGCTTGACGACGCTACAAATTGCTATTAAGCTACACGACAGCAAAAAGATTAAAATCAGCACCCTGGCGAACCTTAGCCGGGGTCAATTTGGCCCTCAGGACATTGAGGAGATGGAATGGAAAATCATCATGGCTCTCAACTGGAAGCTTCATCCTCCGACGCAGTACGCCTTCGTTTCTcatcttcttttgtttttacCAGTCGAGACTAATTCTGCAGTTCGCAAGGATTTGTTAGAATTGTCTCGGTATTTGACGGAATTGGCAATCTGTGATTCGTATTTCGTCGCAGAAAACAACTCGACGGTGGCCTTTGCTGCAGTTTTGAACGTTATGGACGAGATGAATTATACTCGCCTCTCTGCTGGAACGCGTGAACGCTTTCTTCTGGTGATTAGGGACAGTATTGGTCTGCAACATCGATCCCCACGAGTAGTTGCTGCCAGACAACGTCTCAAAACTATGTTCTCGGCATCCTCGGGGCAGAGAGGTGTACCCTCTTTCGCTTCTCAACAAGAAACAAACAACGAGAACGATTCGAGTTCCATGGCGGGCAATTCAATGTCGTCTGCTGGATCAAACATTTCTAGCAACAATTGTTCCGACGGCCGATACGGCCACCGCACACGAGCGAACAGTTTTGACAGTGTAGGCAGTTGCCGCTACTCGCCTTCTCCTGCGCATCGTCGATGCGTGCTGACTAGCGTCTCTCCATTGGCAGCGTCTCACTCGCGTTTATCCTCCTCACCAATGGTGGCGGGAGTACAATGA
- a CDS encoding predicted protein yields MAREANGTTRTGATASSSSTGTVSQSLNVRFPVNTAWEFVLQNEAAPVSGTVYCTDEVSQTIVLLKSLVHTTLASEIRVVHLSGVISSKSIKATPESGLAPLSHPLPKVQKKALEERERRALRLAEESLRHINQKATVQGQAVFDRLLKACNEVVWKGESIIVLNQVQVDPPYGLDDCKTLQQSGKKKGALEEDSLDRVKKIVSSGIP; encoded by the exons ATGGCGCGTGAAGCGAACGGGACGACACGAACAGGAGCGACCGCAAGTTCCAGTAGTACTGGCACTGTGTCGCAGTCCCTGAACGTGCGCTTTCCGGTCAATACAGCTTGGGAGTTTGTTTTACAAAACGAAGCCGCGCCAGTCTCAGGAACTGTGTATTGTACAGACGAGGTCTCCCAGACCATTGTTTTATTGAAGTCTCTCGTTCACACCACGTTGGCGTCTGAAATAAGAGTCGTCCACTTGAGTGGGGTCATAAGCTCGAAGTCTATCAAAGCTACGCCGGAGAGCGGACTGGCGCCTCTCTCGCACCCTCTCCCAAAAGTTCAAAAGAAAGCGTTAGAAGAGAGGGAGAGACGGGCCCTTCGCCTCGCAGAGGAAAGTCTGAGACACATTAATCAAAAG GCTACAGTGCAGGGACAAGCCGTCTTTGACCGATTGCTAAAAGCTTGCAATGAAGTCGTCTGGAAGGGCGAATCAATAATAGTGCTGAATCAGGTACAGGTCGATCCTCCGTATGGCCTCGACGATTGCAAGACTTTACAGCAAAgtggaaagaaaaagggTGCCTTGGAGGAAGATAGCCTGGATCGCGTCAAAAAGATCGTAAGCTCAGGCATTCCGTAA